The Niastella koreensis GR20-10 genome includes a window with the following:
- a CDS encoding SusD/RagB family nutrient-binding outer membrane lipoprotein — protein MKQLLLYISVGVVLLVTGCTKDFETINTDPTQTPPSNFNSDYFLSGSQYNYINGITGYNGSILFQSGWAQIFASTSSGAANYYSNMDKYVASGNTNDYSGRGWDLGYKGARLDQEIIKNYGANADKVNVVSAATVMKVLCMQYITDLYGDIPYSQALQASANVTTPVYDKQQDVYNSMFADLDGALSKFDATKAKPAADLFPYKGDVALWKKFGYSLMLRLAMRLTKVDIATAQKWAEKAAAGGTLASVSEDAWIKGDYSNGYQSENSRSLITPADYYQVRWSKLLMDYLKAVNDPRVPVIAEIPPAGLAASQDPTKTGDNTFSKQMGLPNGWDLNGGATDISKAPGYPGGSGTGGDFTPIGLYSRPRTAIYTNLSSPQFVLTYAESELLLAEAKARGWNVGATTAAQHYKNGLSAALQSLTPFGASAVISPTDADAYATAHPLDVSSLNASLKMINEQYWATTGILMNFVEAWNNWKRSGYPALSPIVYVGNFSKGQIPRRQLYPTTESTANPANYKIGVSNLNGGDDWISKMWWDK, from the coding sequence ATGAAACAATTACTTCTCTATATAAGTGTGGGGGTAGTGCTGTTGGTAACGGGCTGTACCAAAGACTTTGAAACAATAAATACCGATCCAACACAAACCCCGCCTTCCAATTTTAACTCAGACTACTTTTTATCGGGCAGTCAGTATAATTATATAAATGGCATAACCGGGTATAATGGTTCCATCCTGTTTCAGAGTGGTTGGGCGCAGATCTTTGCTTCAACCTCCTCAGGTGCTGCCAACTATTACAGCAATATGGATAAATATGTAGCATCGGGCAATACCAACGATTATTCCGGCCGCGGTTGGGACCTGGGTTATAAAGGTGCCCGGCTTGACCAGGAAATTATAAAGAATTACGGCGCCAATGCCGACAAGGTAAATGTGGTAAGCGCCGCTACGGTAATGAAAGTATTGTGCATGCAGTACATTACTGACCTTTATGGCGATATTCCTTATTCCCAGGCTCTGCAGGCATCTGCTAATGTAACAACGCCTGTATATGATAAACAACAGGATGTATATAATTCCATGTTTGCCGATTTGGATGGCGCCTTGTCGAAGTTCGATGCGACAAAAGCGAAACCTGCCGCCGACCTGTTCCCGTACAAAGGCGATGTGGCCTTATGGAAAAAGTTTGGCTATTCACTGATGTTACGCCTTGCTATGCGACTGACCAAAGTGGATATTGCCACGGCACAAAAATGGGCCGAAAAAGCAGCTGCCGGCGGAACCCTGGCATCCGTTTCGGAAGATGCCTGGATTAAAGGAGATTATTCCAATGGTTATCAAAGTGAAAATTCCCGCTCGTTGATTACCCCCGCCGATTACTACCAGGTAAGATGGAGTAAACTGCTGATGGATTATTTGAAAGCTGTCAATGATCCCCGCGTACCTGTTATTGCCGAAATACCACCCGCCGGACTGGCTGCCAGTCAGGACCCAACAAAAACAGGTGATAATACATTTTCAAAGCAAATGGGCCTGCCCAATGGCTGGGACCTTAATGGAGGCGCCACTGATATCAGCAAAGCACCCGGTTATCCCGGTGGTTCAGGTACCGGCGGCGATTTTACTCCTATTGGCTTATACAGCCGGCCACGTACTGCCATCTATACAAATTTGAGCAGTCCGCAGTTTGTATTGACGTATGCCGAATCAGAACTGCTGTTAGCCGAAGCAAAAGCAAGAGGCTGGAATGTAGGGGCCACTACTGCTGCCCAGCATTACAAAAATGGGCTTTCTGCAGCTTTACAATCATTGACTCCTTTTGGGGCCAGCGCCGTTATTAGTCCAACAGATGCTGATGCCTATGCAACGGCCCATCCATTGGATGTAAGTTCTTTGAATGCTTCCTTAAAAATGATCAATGAACAATACTGGGCAACCACTGGTATCCTGATGAATTTCGTGGAAGCCTGGAATAACTGGAAAAGATCGGGCTATCCGGCTTTAAGTCCGATTGTATATGTAGGTAATTTTTCAAAAGGACAAATACCCAGACGGCAATTATACCCCACAACAGAATCAACCGCCAACCCGGCCAATTATAAAATTGGCGTGAGTAATTTGAATGGTGGAGATGATTGGATTTCGAAGATGTGGTGGGATAAGTAG
- a CDS encoding SusC/RagA family TonB-linked outer membrane protein, translating into MRHVRLLIAFILLHSAVLAQNRQISGAVKDKAGTAIPSVSIKVKGKNNQTVTDINGVFSLQVPAGNIQLVASSIGYKETTIDVAASQSTVDINLEESGEQLGEVIVTALGISKESRKVGYSVSTVAGDQLTQARETNVANSLSGRVAGLKVSGTNSGPGGTVKLLLRGLPSMNNPGSPLFVINGVPMDNTQRGASSEWGGADNGDGIGNINPDDIETMTVLKGQAASALYGSRASNGVIIITTKSGKRNDFSVDYNLNVMVDKAIDYTDFQYDYGQGVGGLKPATAASAQASGRLSWGAKLDGSQVIQFDGKMYPYSAQKDNIKNFYRAGPSVTNTVAVSRGGENGAFRLSMSNLNNSSIVRGSGLTRKTINLNVDQNITDKLSVKLVGNYIDEQSQNRAQLSDGPMNPNNGVFLATNINENILAPGYDPVTGYETQFSDDEYVTNPWFVVNQYHNDLGRKRLISSVLGKYQFSKWLYAQARVGYDITHDRLFRVEPWGTAYTTNRAGNLQDLASTERFELNVDGLIGATHKITEDISFDAAIGANLRKNQEEKIKIGGGPFILPYQYSWNNVQNFNRDYSFYKTEVHSAYYTLDLAYKNFLTVGTTGRYDAYSTLPKDNNNIFVPSVSASLIFSELTHIKSLDFGKLRASYAVTSNELSKAYQTQVYYSLGNNYNGVPIGQFNTSLPSGLLKPFTVAEFEIGTELRFLANRLNIDVAYFTKKTKNEIMGATYSISTGYTSGYIANGQTQNKGLELQISAVPIKSKDFSWTATFNFTSIANKVLKTDAAGNNVNLGQDRATLGNAVTAYVKGMSGPQILAYDYKYNSKGEMIVDASGYPVRRDTLLAQGSVLPKQYGGFNNEFVYKGISLSFLIDYNYGNKILSATSYYSIYRGLNKMTLEGRDGITKGVLDNGNPNTTKADAQGYYTAVAQRITKSSVLNGDFIKLRQVTIGYSIPAEIVSKSVIFRSATISLVGRNLWTIMKNSDNIDPESNFGSTINYIGIEGTSLPSTRTYGVNLNLKFKK; encoded by the coding sequence ATGAGACACGTTCGCTTGTTAATCGCATTCATTCTGCTGCATTCAGCGGTTCTGGCGCAAAACCGGCAAATTTCCGGTGCTGTCAAAGACAAGGCTGGTACTGCTATTCCCTCCGTTTCAATTAAAGTAAAAGGAAAAAATAATCAGACGGTCACCGATATAAACGGTGTATTTAGTTTACAGGTACCGGCTGGTAACATTCAACTCGTAGCCAGTTCTATTGGCTATAAGGAAACAACAATTGATGTAGCCGCCAGTCAAAGCACAGTTGACATTAACCTGGAAGAATCAGGAGAACAATTGGGCGAGGTGATAGTGACCGCATTGGGCATATCGAAGGAATCCAGGAAAGTAGGGTATTCTGTATCAACCGTTGCAGGCGACCAGTTAACCCAGGCAAGGGAAACCAATGTAGCTAATTCTTTAAGCGGCCGCGTGGCTGGCTTAAAGGTATCAGGAACCAATAGCGGTCCTGGTGGAACCGTAAAACTATTGTTGCGTGGGTTGCCAAGTATGAATAACCCCGGCTCGCCGTTGTTTGTAATTAATGGCGTACCGATGGACAATACGCAAAGGGGGGCTTCCAGCGAATGGGGCGGCGCCGATAACGGCGATGGCATCGGTAACATTAACCCCGATGATATTGAAACCATGACGGTGCTGAAAGGCCAGGCAGCTTCTGCCCTCTACGGTTCAAGAGCCAGTAATGGTGTAATTATTATCACCACCAAATCTGGCAAGCGCAATGATTTTTCAGTAGACTATAACCTGAATGTGATGGTAGACAAAGCCATCGACTATACCGATTTTCAATATGATTACGGTCAGGGTGTAGGTGGTCTTAAACCCGCTACAGCTGCGTCCGCACAGGCATCGGGCCGGTTAAGCTGGGGCGCCAAACTGGATGGTTCGCAGGTAATTCAGTTCGATGGTAAAATGTATCCGTATTCTGCACAAAAAGACAATATCAAAAACTTTTACCGGGCCGGTCCATCTGTAACCAATACTGTGGCAGTTTCAAGAGGCGGCGAGAACGGTGCGTTCCGTTTGTCCATGTCAAACCTGAACAATTCCTCCATTGTAAGGGGAAGTGGGTTAACCCGGAAAACCATTAACCTGAACGTTGATCAGAACATTACAGATAAACTGTCGGTAAAACTGGTTGGCAATTATATCGACGAACAATCACAGAACAGGGCGCAGTTGAGTGATGGTCCCATGAACCCGAACAACGGCGTTTTTCTGGCCACTAATATTAATGAGAACATCCTGGCACCCGGCTATGACCCGGTTACTGGTTATGAAACGCAGTTCAGCGATGATGAATATGTAACCAATCCGTGGTTTGTGGTGAACCAGTATCACAATGACCTGGGCCGTAAACGGTTGATCTCTTCAGTACTTGGAAAGTACCAGTTCTCAAAATGGTTGTATGCCCAGGCACGCGTTGGTTATGATATCACCCACGACCGGTTGTTCAGGGTAGAACCCTGGGGTACAGCTTACACTACCAACAGGGCGGGTAATTTACAGGACCTGGCATCAACTGAACGTTTTGAATTGAATGTGGATGGATTGATCGGCGCTACGCATAAAATAACAGAAGACATTTCATTTGATGCGGCCATTGGCGCCAACCTGCGTAAGAACCAGGAAGAAAAAATAAAGATCGGCGGTGGTCCGTTCATCCTGCCATATCAATATAGCTGGAATAACGTACAAAATTTTAACCGCGATTATTCTTTCTACAAAACAGAAGTTCACTCGGCATATTATACACTCGATCTTGCGTATAAAAACTTTTTAACAGTTGGAACCACCGGGCGTTATGATGCTTATTCTACCCTGCCGAAAGACAATAACAACATTTTCGTTCCCTCGGTGTCTGCAAGTTTGATCTTTTCTGAATTAACCCACATCAAGAGTCTTGACTTTGGTAAACTCAGGGCTTCTTATGCGGTAACCAGCAATGAATTATCAAAAGCCTACCAAACCCAGGTGTATTATTCGCTTGGGAACAATTACAATGGCGTGCCTATTGGCCAGTTCAATACTTCATTGCCAAGCGGTTTGTTAAAACCATTTACCGTTGCTGAGTTTGAGATCGGGACCGAATTAAGATTTTTGGCTAACCGGCTGAATATCGATGTAGCCTATTTTACAAAGAAAACAAAGAACGAGATCATGGGGGCTACCTACAGCATTTCAACCGGTTATACCAGTGGTTACATAGCCAATGGCCAAACCCAGAACAAGGGCCTGGAATTGCAGATCAGCGCGGTACCAATTAAAAGCAAAGACTTTAGTTGGACGGCTACCTTCAACTTTACTTCCATTGCCAACAAAGTATTGAAAACAGATGCAGCCGGCAACAACGTAAACCTTGGGCAGGACCGGGCAACATTGGGCAATGCGGTAACCGCTTATGTGAAAGGCATGTCGGGTCCGCAGATCCTGGCGTATGATTATAAATACAATTCAAAAGGCGAGATGATAGTAGATGCATCCGGATATCCTGTCCGTCGCGACACATTGCTGGCCCAGGGTAGTGTATTGCCAAAGCAATACGGTGGATTTAATAATGAATTTGTTTATAAGGGTATTTCGTTGTCATTCCTTATCGATTACAATTATGGGAATAAAATACTCAGCGCCACCAGCTATTATTCTATTTACCGTGGTCTGAATAAGATGACGCTCGAAGGACGCGATGGCATTACAAAAGGTGTGCTTGACAATGGCAATCCCAATACCACCAAAGCCGATGCCCAGGGGTATTACACCGCTGTGGCGCAACGGATAACCAAAAGCAGTGTGCTGAATGGCGACTTCATCAAACTACGTCAGGTAACAATAGGGTATAGCATACCAGCAGAAATAGTCAGCAAATCGGTGATCTTCAGATCGGCTACCATTTCACTGGTGGGACGCAACCTGTGGACCATCATGAAAAACAGTGATAACATAGATCCGGAATCAAATTTTGGTTCCACCATTAATTACATTGGAATTGAAGGTACCAGTTTGCCTTCTACCCGGACTTATGGCGTTAACCTGAATTTGAAATTTAAAAAGTAA